In Hevea brasiliensis isolate MT/VB/25A 57/8 chromosome 13, ASM3005281v1, whole genome shotgun sequence, a single genomic region encodes these proteins:
- the LOC110665714 gene encoding RNA pseudouridine synthase 3, mitochondrial isoform X2: protein MWKNVHFKQLLSKVRSYSRIVPPPAAYVKPVIRVSNNIAHLGSPKDSPKPRQLLSLPPFPHLPLPGKNLLTSHVTAISWLKYYFNEIPDSAIQSHFNKGLVQMECPSGSNSIKQGGPTSMRKIKPNDIMEEGARIHIPVSVAETRISKRFGIIPSGTLYPNADEIEYLQRLVEYKDSAIVVLNKPPKLPVKGNLPVHNSMDALAAAALSYDYDEGPKLVHRLDTESSGLILLGRTKESIGLLHWLFNDLNKPNSWCKAWNDACEAMYQRYWALVIGTPTEKEGLIQAPLTKHSGLEASQEALTEYRVLGPIINGCSWIELRPLTSRKHQLRVHCAEALGTPIVGDYKYGWFVHQRWKQMPRVDIEPFSGKPYKLRRPEGLDVQKGSVLSKVPLLHLHCRELVLPNIAKFVDVLNQKSESLCLPVDAKPDLLRFVGSMPNHMKISWNLMSSYLV, encoded by the exons ATGTGGAAGAACGTTCATTTCAAGCAGTTGTTATCAAAGGTTAGAAGCTACTCAAGAATAGTTCCTCCACCAGCCGCCTATGTGAAACCAGTTATCAGAGTCTCTAATAATATTGCCCATTTGGGCTCTCCAAAAGATAGTCCCAAGCCACGCCAGCTCCTATCCTTGCCTCCATTTCCCCACCTCCCTTTGCCTGGAAAGAATTTGTTGACATCTCATGTCACCGCTATTAGTTGGCTCAAATATTATTTCAATGAAATCCCCGACTCTGCTATCCAATCACATTTTAACAAGGGCCTT GTCCAAATGGAGTGCCCAAGTGGTAGTAACTCCATCAAACAGGGAGGACCAACATCTATGAGAAAG ATTAAACCTAATGACATCATGGAGGAAGGAGCAAGAATTCATATACCTGTATCAGTGGCTGAGACTAGGATTTCCAAGAGGTTTGGCATCATACCAAGTGGAACTTTATATCCAAACGCTGATGAGATTGAATATTTACAAAGGCTTGTCGAGTACAAG GACTCCGCTATAGTTGTTCTAAACAAACCCCCAAAATTGCCTGTCAAG GGGAATTTGCCAGTTCACAATAGCATGGATGCATTGGCAGCTGCAGCTTTGTCTTATGATTATGATGAGGGCCCTAAATTG GTGCATCGCCTCGACACCGAGAGCAGTGGTCTTATTTTATTGGGGAGAACAAAAGAAAGCATTGGTCTTCTTCACTGGTTATTTAATGACCTAAATAAACCAAATTCCTGGTGTAAG GCTTGGAATGATGCATGTGAAGCAATGTATCAAAGGTATTGGGCGTTGGTTATAGGCACTCCCACAGAAAAGGAAGGCTTAATTCAAGCTCCTCTTACAAAG CATTCAGGTTTGGAGGCTTCCCAAGAAGCTTTAACTGAATATCGAGTGTTAGGTCCTATAATAAATGGATGTTCGTGGATTGAGCTCCGTCCACTCACGAGCCGAAAGCATCAG CTGCGGGTGCATTGTGCTGAAGCTCTTGGGACTCCCATTGTTGGCGACTACAAGTATGGTTGGTTTGTGCACCAGAGATGGAAGCAAATGCCTCGAGTTGATATTGAGCCATTTTCTGGGAAACCATACAAGTTGCGGAGGCCAGAAGGTCTAGATGTTCAGAAGGGAAGCGTGTTGTCAAAGGTCCCCTTGTTACATCTCCACTGTAGGGAACTCGTGCTTCCAAACATTGCAAAGTTTGTTGATGTTTTAAATCAAAAGTCTGAAAGCCTCTGCCTACCAGTTGATGCAAAGCCAGATCTTCTTCGGTTTGTGGGATCAATGCCAAACCACATGAAAATTAGTTGGAATCTCATGTCCTCTTATTTGGTGTAA
- the LOC110665714 gene encoding RNA pseudouridine synthase 3, mitochondrial isoform X1: MWKNVHFKQLLSKVRSYSRIVPPPAAYVKPVIRVSNNIAHLGSPKDSPKPRQLLSLPPFPHLPLPGKNLLTSHVTAISWLKYYFNEIPDSAIQSHFNKGLVQMECPSGSNSIKQGGPTSMRKIKPNDIMEEGARIHIPVSVAETRISKRFGIIPSGTLYPNADEIEYLQRLVEYKDSAIVVLNKPPKLPVKGNLPVHNSMDALAAAALSYDYDEGPKLVHRLDTESSGLILLGRTKESIGLLHWLFNDLNKPNSWCKAWNDACEAMYQRYWALVIGTPTEKEGLIQAPLTKVLLNDGKTDRVVLAQHSGLEASQEALTEYRVLGPIINGCSWIELRPLTSRKHQLRVHCAEALGTPIVGDYKYGWFVHQRWKQMPRVDIEPFSGKPYKLRRPEGLDVQKGSVLSKVPLLHLHCRELVLPNIAKFVDVLNQKSESLCLPVDAKPDLLRFVGSMPNHMKISWNLMSSYLV, from the exons ATGTGGAAGAACGTTCATTTCAAGCAGTTGTTATCAAAGGTTAGAAGCTACTCAAGAATAGTTCCTCCACCAGCCGCCTATGTGAAACCAGTTATCAGAGTCTCTAATAATATTGCCCATTTGGGCTCTCCAAAAGATAGTCCCAAGCCACGCCAGCTCCTATCCTTGCCTCCATTTCCCCACCTCCCTTTGCCTGGAAAGAATTTGTTGACATCTCATGTCACCGCTATTAGTTGGCTCAAATATTATTTCAATGAAATCCCCGACTCTGCTATCCAATCACATTTTAACAAGGGCCTT GTCCAAATGGAGTGCCCAAGTGGTAGTAACTCCATCAAACAGGGAGGACCAACATCTATGAGAAAG ATTAAACCTAATGACATCATGGAGGAAGGAGCAAGAATTCATATACCTGTATCAGTGGCTGAGACTAGGATTTCCAAGAGGTTTGGCATCATACCAAGTGGAACTTTATATCCAAACGCTGATGAGATTGAATATTTACAAAGGCTTGTCGAGTACAAG GACTCCGCTATAGTTGTTCTAAACAAACCCCCAAAATTGCCTGTCAAG GGGAATTTGCCAGTTCACAATAGCATGGATGCATTGGCAGCTGCAGCTTTGTCTTATGATTATGATGAGGGCCCTAAATTG GTGCATCGCCTCGACACCGAGAGCAGTGGTCTTATTTTATTGGGGAGAACAAAAGAAAGCATTGGTCTTCTTCACTGGTTATTTAATGACCTAAATAAACCAAATTCCTGGTGTAAG GCTTGGAATGATGCATGTGAAGCAATGTATCAAAGGTATTGGGCGTTGGTTATAGGCACTCCCACAGAAAAGGAAGGCTTAATTCAAGCTCCTCTTACAAAG GTGCTTCTTAATGATGGGAAGACTGACAGAGTTGTCTTGGCTCAGCATTCAGGTTTGGAGGCTTCCCAAGAAGCTTTAACTGAATATCGAGTGTTAGGTCCTATAATAAATGGATGTTCGTGGATTGAGCTCCGTCCACTCACGAGCCGAAAGCATCAG CTGCGGGTGCATTGTGCTGAAGCTCTTGGGACTCCCATTGTTGGCGACTACAAGTATGGTTGGTTTGTGCACCAGAGATGGAAGCAAATGCCTCGAGTTGATATTGAGCCATTTTCTGGGAAACCATACAAGTTGCGGAGGCCAGAAGGTCTAGATGTTCAGAAGGGAAGCGTGTTGTCAAAGGTCCCCTTGTTACATCTCCACTGTAGGGAACTCGTGCTTCCAAACATTGCAAAGTTTGTTGATGTTTTAAATCAAAAGTCTGAAAGCCTCTGCCTACCAGTTGATGCAAAGCCAGATCTTCTTCGGTTTGTGGGATCAATGCCAAACCACATGAAAATTAGTTGGAATCTCATGTCCTCTTATTTGGTGTAA
- the LOC110665714 gene encoding RNA pseudouridine synthase 3, mitochondrial isoform X3: MEEGARIHIPVSVAETRISKRFGIIPSGTLYPNADEIEYLQRLVEYKDSAIVVLNKPPKLPVKGNLPVHNSMDALAAAALSYDYDEGPKLVHRLDTESSGLILLGRTKESIGLLHWLFNDLNKPNSWCKAWNDACEAMYQRYWALVIGTPTEKEGLIQAPLTKVLLNDGKTDRVVLAQHSGLEASQEALTEYRVLGPIINGCSWIELRPLTSRKHQLRVHCAEALGTPIVGDYKYGWFVHQRWKQMPRVDIEPFSGKPYKLRRPEGLDVQKGSVLSKVPLLHLHCRELVLPNIAKFVDVLNQKSESLCLPVDAKPDLLRFVGSMPNHMKISWNLMSSYLV, encoded by the exons ATGGAGGAAGGAGCAAGAATTCATATACCTGTATCAGTGGCTGAGACTAGGATTTCCAAGAGGTTTGGCATCATACCAAGTGGAACTTTATATCCAAACGCTGATGAGATTGAATATTTACAAAGGCTTGTCGAGTACAAG GACTCCGCTATAGTTGTTCTAAACAAACCCCCAAAATTGCCTGTCAAG GGGAATTTGCCAGTTCACAATAGCATGGATGCATTGGCAGCTGCAGCTTTGTCTTATGATTATGATGAGGGCCCTAAATTG GTGCATCGCCTCGACACCGAGAGCAGTGGTCTTATTTTATTGGGGAGAACAAAAGAAAGCATTGGTCTTCTTCACTGGTTATTTAATGACCTAAATAAACCAAATTCCTGGTGTAAG GCTTGGAATGATGCATGTGAAGCAATGTATCAAAGGTATTGGGCGTTGGTTATAGGCACTCCCACAGAAAAGGAAGGCTTAATTCAAGCTCCTCTTACAAAG GTGCTTCTTAATGATGGGAAGACTGACAGAGTTGTCTTGGCTCAGCATTCAGGTTTGGAGGCTTCCCAAGAAGCTTTAACTGAATATCGAGTGTTAGGTCCTATAATAAATGGATGTTCGTGGATTGAGCTCCGTCCACTCACGAGCCGAAAGCATCAG CTGCGGGTGCATTGTGCTGAAGCTCTTGGGACTCCCATTGTTGGCGACTACAAGTATGGTTGGTTTGTGCACCAGAGATGGAAGCAAATGCCTCGAGTTGATATTGAGCCATTTTCTGGGAAACCATACAAGTTGCGGAGGCCAGAAGGTCTAGATGTTCAGAAGGGAAGCGTGTTGTCAAAGGTCCCCTTGTTACATCTCCACTGTAGGGAACTCGTGCTTCCAAACATTGCAAAGTTTGTTGATGTTTTAAATCAAAAGTCTGAAAGCCTCTGCCTACCAGTTGATGCAAAGCCAGATCTTCTTCGGTTTGTGGGATCAATGCCAAACCACATGAAAATTAGTTGGAATCTCATGTCCTCTTATTTGGTGTAA